A genomic stretch from Flavobacterium sp. KS-LB2 includes:
- a CDS encoding response regulator transcription factor, which translates to MKKILIVDDEPNIVMALEYTFKKNNFEVFIARDGQEALDILSIQLPDVIILDVMMPMVDGFATLEQIKKDDRLRHCKVIFLSAKNKEKDIEKGLSLGANLYVVKPFSIKKLVEQVQDLIQ; encoded by the coding sequence ATGAAAAAGATTTTAATTGTAGATGACGAGCCAAACATTGTAATGGCATTGGAATATACTTTCAAAAAGAACAATTTTGAAGTTTTCATAGCAAGAGACGGTCAAGAAGCGCTTGATATTTTAAGCATTCAACTTCCGGATGTAATTATTCTGGATGTAATGATGCCCATGGTGGACGGTTTTGCCACATTAGAACAAATAAAAAAAGACGATCGCTTGCGGCATTGCAAAGTCATTTTCCTTTCCGCAAAAAACAAAGAAAAAGATATTGAAAAAGGGCTTTCCCTAGGGGCTAATTTATATGTAGTCAAGCCTTTTTCGATTAAAAAATTAGTAGAACAAGTTCAGGATTTAATTCAATAA
- a CDS encoding propionyl-CoA synthetase, which yields MKYEEIYTRSIAQPEAFWAAQADEIEWYSKPETILSKDENGYPLWYKDGELNICYLALDKHIQDGYGDQTAFIYDSPVTQTVKKYTFSEVKTEVAKLAGGMQSLGLKKGDTAIIYMPMIPQTAFAMLACARIGVIHSVVFGGFAPHELAIRIDDCKPRAIITASSGIEIDRLIAYKPLVDEAIELASHRPKKVIVFNRKLGARIPFKKYDVDYDALVYGSEETPCIPLHSNHPLYILYTSGTTGKPKGIVRDTGGYAVALKFSMKYIYNVNQDETFWAASDMGWAVGHSYILYGPLLNRNTTIIFEGKPIKTPDASTFWRIISEHKVGTMFTAPTAIRAIKKEDPDGEFIKQYDLSCLKNQFLAGERCDNATLEWYQQHIPIPVIDHWWQTESGWPMIANSLGIEKMPVKPGSATKAVCGYNIRIFNENGDELSANEEGLVVVKLPLPPGNMLGIWENEARFKTGYFSKFDGYYLSGDGGYKDEDGYIFITGRTDDVINVAGHRLSTAEMEEVVASHESVAECAVIGIHDELKGQIPLALVVTKSGTEIEQYQLEQEIIKLVRQQIGAVASLRNVVIVQRLPKTRSGKILRKLMRSITDGEEFQIPSTIDDESIVEEIVTTLKKYKIGVYNI from the coding sequence ATGAAATACGAAGAAATTTATACCCGAAGTATTGCGCAACCAGAAGCCTTTTGGGCAGCGCAAGCCGATGAAATTGAGTGGTACAGCAAACCGGAAACAATTTTGTCGAAAGACGAAAATGGATATCCGCTTTGGTACAAAGATGGCGAATTGAACATTTGTTATCTCGCATTAGACAAGCATATTCAAGACGGATACGGGGACCAAACCGCCTTTATATACGATTCTCCGGTAACACAAACCGTAAAAAAATATACCTTTTCAGAGGTAAAAACCGAAGTGGCAAAATTAGCTGGAGGCATGCAGTCACTGGGTTTGAAAAAAGGAGACACGGCCATAATTTACATGCCTATGATTCCTCAAACTGCGTTTGCCATGTTGGCTTGTGCCAGAATTGGCGTGATTCATTCGGTTGTTTTTGGAGGTTTTGCACCGCATGAATTGGCGATTAGAATCGATGATTGCAAACCCAGAGCAATCATAACGGCATCATCCGGAATAGAGATTGACCGATTAATTGCGTACAAACCTTTGGTAGACGAAGCCATTGAACTTGCTTCTCATCGACCAAAAAAAGTCATTGTTTTCAATAGAAAATTAGGTGCGCGAATTCCCTTTAAGAAATACGATGTGGATTACGACGCCTTGGTTTACGGCTCCGAAGAAACGCCTTGTATTCCTTTACATTCCAATCATCCGCTGTATATTTTATACACTTCCGGCACTACAGGAAAACCCAAAGGAATCGTAAGAGATACCGGTGGTTATGCCGTGGCATTGAAATTTTCCATGAAATACATCTATAATGTAAATCAAGACGAAACTTTTTGGGCGGCATCGGATATGGGCTGGGCAGTGGGACACAGCTACATTTTATATGGCCCTTTATTAAACCGAAATACCACCATAATTTTTGAAGGAAAACCAATAAAAACTCCAGATGCAAGTACGTTTTGGAGAATCATTTCAGAGCATAAAGTAGGTACTATGTTTACCGCTCCAACCGCCATTCGAGCCATTAAAAAAGAAGATCCCGACGGAGAATTCATCAAACAATATGATTTGAGTTGTCTTAAAAATCAATTTTTGGCGGGAGAACGCTGTGACAATGCCACATTAGAATGGTACCAACAACACATTCCTATTCCTGTAATTGACCATTGGTGGCAAACAGAATCTGGCTGGCCAATGATTGCCAATTCTCTAGGAATTGAAAAAATGCCAGTCAAACCCGGTTCAGCTACCAAAGCAGTTTGTGGATATAACATTCGGATTTTTAATGAAAACGGCGACGAATTAAGCGCCAATGAAGAAGGTTTGGTTGTTGTAAAATTGCCTTTACCGCCGGGGAATATGTTAGGCATTTGGGAAAACGAAGCACGTTTCAAAACTGGATATTTCAGCAAATTTGACGGTTATTATTTGTCTGGCGATGGTGGTTACAAAGATGAAGACGGTTATATTTTCATCACTGGAAGAACGGATGATGTAATAAATGTAGCTGGACATCGATTGTCAACAGCAGAAATGGAGGAAGTTGTTGCTTCTCATGAATCCGTGGCTGAATGTGCCGTTATTGGAATTCACGATGAGTTAAAAGGACAAATTCCTTTGGCTTTGGTGGTAACCAAATCAGGAACTGAAATCGAACAGTACCAGTTGGAACAAGAAATCATTAAACTGGTTCGTCAGCAAATTGGAGCTGTAGCTTCGCTACGAAATGTAGTCATTGTACAACGATTGCCCAAAACACGGTCGGGGAAAATCCTTCGAAAACTGATGCGCAGTATTACCGATGGCGAGGAATTCCAAATTCCGTCAACTATTGATGATGAATCCATTGTAGAAGAAATCGTGACCACATTAAAAAAGTATAAAATAGGCGTTTATAATATTTAA